The following proteins are encoded in a genomic region of Neovison vison isolate M4711 chromosome 12, ASM_NN_V1, whole genome shotgun sequence:
- the SCAF11 gene encoding protein SCAF11 isoform X2 — MKRKIIYTLNVGDQEYEDTEGEENKDNTATTGLLYSEADRCPICLNCLLEKEVGFPESCNHVFCMTCILKWAEILASCPVDRKPFQAVFKLSALEGCVKVQVKRQLRETKDKTESSFKKQLSCCENSKSCMRKKVIKEDLLNAKLKDLKTTHRNSTHSEMEGKKNATIKTNKPRRSNQCTNQCFRNFFSNMFSSSSHTGESFTCRTYCTEFIEINEMSALIRQKRQELDLSWFPHTSPGSGRIGFIPWNIETQVLPLISSVLPRTIFPTSTISLENFGTSCKGYALAHTQEGEEKKQTSGTSNTRGTRRKPAATTPTRRSTRNARAETVSQAQRSPVSNNSGCDAPDNNNPSVSVSSSGASEKQTRQAPKRKSVRRGRKPPLLKKKLRSSVSAPEKSSSSDSVDEETAESDTPPVLEKEHQSDAESSNSCTVQAGVENESVNDLRSCNEHVEESEEHTENHDIEEAVESSYLESHIQDPPVLVGEEEDIQKVENTSIEANILWLESETPKNISGKEGDQLGNQDQTSGLSESEVKVDKCTDHCSDDLLTCSGSEVEVDESVPSLGELPENAESVVNEEKIMESPVAEITDHKDSTVKTEQLVDSPKLESSEGKIMQTVDRISIESSEGQLLGHVETEDVEIIAACDTSENENSSSIQDSENNLLKNNLNTELDKLEKTESPIEHSGSAELPNTHIEQIQKPFSEDNNEMIPMECDSLCSDQNESEVEPSVNADTKQLNADSVEHSSQNNMPSSDPANGNAETVSQPSESPVDVVEKAKKPRTRRSRFHSPSTTWSPNKDTAREKKRSQSPSPKRETGKESRKSLSLSPKKESARGRRKSRSQSPKQDIARERRQSQSRSPKRESTREGKRSVSLSPKRDTSRENRRSQSRVKDSSPREKSRSRSRERESDRDGPRRDRDRERRTRRWSRSRSRSRSPSRSRTKIKSSSFGRTDRDTYSPRWKERWANDGWRCPRGNDRYRKNDIEKQNENTRKEKNDSPGADDPNSADKHRNDCPSWVTEKINSGPDPRTRNPDKLKDSHWEENRNENSGNSWNKNFGSGWMSNRGRGNRGRGTYRGGFAYTDQNENRWQNRKPLSGNSNSSGNESFKFVEQQPYKRKNEQQEFSFDTPADRSGWTSASSWAVRKTLPADVQNYYSRRGRNSSGPQSGWMRQEEETTEQDSNLKDQTNQHGDGSQLPINMMQPQMNVMQPQMNAQQPVNIFPYPVGVHAPLMNIQRNPFNIHPPLPLHLHTGVPLVQVAAPTSVSQGLPPPPPPPPPSQQVSYIASQPDGKQLQGIPSASHVSNNMSTPVLPAPAAAPGNLGTVQGPSSGNTSSSSHSKSSNAAVKLTESKKLQIQEKAAQEVKLAIKPFYQNKDITKEEYKEIVRKAVDKVCHSKSGEVNSTKVANLVKAYVDKYKYSRKGSQKKTLEEPVSTEKNIG; from the exons gTTCAAGTAAAAAGACAGTTgagagaaacaaaagacaaaactgaaAGCTCTTTTAAGAAGCAGCTCTCCTGTTGTGAAAATTCTAAAAGCTGTATGAG aaaaaaagtcataaaagaaGATCTGTTAAATGCAAAACTTAAGGATTTGAAGACGACACATA GAAATTCTACACAcagtgaaatggaaggaaagaaaaatgcaacaataaaaacaaataag cCTCGAAGATCAAATCAGTGTACCAATCAGTGCTTCAGAAATTTTTTCTccaatatgttttcttctagtagtcACACTGGAGAATCTTTTACCTGTAGAACTTACTG TACAGAATttatagaaatcaatgaaatgagtGCATTGATTAGACAGAAGAGACAGGAATTGGACTTGTCATGGTTTCCTCATACGTCACCTGGAAGTGGaag aattGGTTTTATACCCTGGAATATTGAAACACAAGTACTTCCTCTCATCTCTTCTGTGTTGCCAAGAACTATTTTTCCAACAAGTACCATATCTTTAGAAAATTTTG gTACCTCCTGCAAGGGATATGCATTAGCACATActcaagaaggagaagagaagaagcagacttctggtACATCAAACACCAGAGGAACAAGACGAAAACCTGCAGCAACAACTCCTACAAGGAGATCAACACGTAATGCGAGAGCTGAAACAGTCAGTCAGGCTCAGAGATCGCCAGTATCAAATAATTCTGGATGTGATGCCCCAGATAACAACAATCCATCTGTAAGTGTTTCCTCTTCAGGTGcatcagaaaagcaaacaagacAGGCTCCAAAACGGAAGTctgtaagaagaggaagaaaaccacctttgttgaaaaagaaacttcGGAGCTCTGTATCTGCCCCTGAAAAATCATCTTCCAGTGATTCAGTAGATGAAGAAACAGCAGAATCTGACACACCACCTGTGTTAGAGAAAGAGCACCAATCAGATGCAGAAAGTAGTAACAGTTGTACTGTGCAGGCAGGTGTAGAAAATGAGTCTGTTAATGACTTGAGAAGTTGCAATGAGCACGTAGAAGAAAGTGAGGAACATACTGAGAACCATGATATAGAGGAAGCAGTGGAATCTTCATATTTGGAGTCTCATATCCAAGATCCTCCTGTACTAGTTGGAGAGGAAGAGGACATTCAAAAAGTTGAGAATACAAGTATAGAAGCTAATATTTTATGGTTAGAAAGTGAGACCcctaaaaatatttctggaaaagaaGGTGATCAACTAGGAAATCAAGACCAAACATCTGGACTTTCAGAATCAGAGGTAAAGGTGGATAAATGTACAGATCATTGTTCAGATGATCTTCTTACTTGTTCAGGATCTGAAGTTGAAGTAGATGAATCTGTACCAAGCTTAGGTGAGTTACCAGAGAATGCAGAGTCGGTggttaatgaagaaaaaattatggAGAGTCCTGtggcagaaattactgatcataAAGATTCAACAGTAAAAACAGAACAGCTTGTAGACAGCCCCAAATTAGAATCTTCTGAGGGTAAAATTATGCAAACAGTGGACAGAATATCCATAGAGAGCTCAGAGGGTCAGTTGCTTGGGCATGTTGAAACTGAAGATGTAGAAATAATTGCAGCATGTGATACTTCAGAGAATGAAAATTCCAGTAGTATTCAAGactctgaaaataatttattaaaaaataatcttaacaCCGAATTAGACAAATTAGAAAAGACTGAATCTCCTATTGAACATTCCGGATCTGCAGAATTGCCTAATACACACATTGAACAAATTCAGAAGCCTTTTAGTGAGGACAATAATGAAATGATACCTATGGAATGTGATTCACTTTGCAGTGACCAGAATGAATCTGAAGTTGAACCTTCTGTAAATGCTGATACTAAACAATTGAATGCAGATTCTGTGGAGCACAGTTCTCAGAATAATATGCCATCTTCTGATCCTGCAAATGGAAATGCTGAAACTGTATCTCAACCATCTGAAAGCCCCGTAGATGTGGTAGAGAAAGCCAAAAAGCCTCGTACCCGAAGATCTAGATTTCATTCCCCATCTACAACTTGGTCTCCCAACAAAGATACTGCACGAGAAAAGAAGCGGTCTCAGTCTCCATCTCCcaaaagagaaactggaaaagaaagcaggaagtCTCTATCACTGTCTCCCAAGAAAGAATCTGCAAGAGGACGTAGAAAATCTCGTTCTCAGTCCCCAAAACAGGATATCGCAAGAGAAAGGAGACAATCTCAATCTCGATCTCCAAAAAGAGAAAGTACAAGGGAAGGCAAAAGATCTGTATCACTCTCCCCCAAAAGAGACACTTCTAGAGAAAACAGAAGATCTCAGTCAAGAGTGAAAGATTCTTCCCCAAGGGAAAAATCCAGGTCCcggagcagagaaagagaaagtgatagAGATGGGCCAAGGAGAGATCGAGATCGAGAAAGGAGAACCAGAAGATGGTCTAGATCCAGATCTCGTTCTAGGTCACCATCAAGATCTAGAACAAAAATTAAGAGTTCATCATTTGGCAGAACTGACAGAGACACTTACTCTCCCCGCTGGAAGGAAAGATGGGCAAATGATGGTTGGAGATGTCCACGAGGAAATGATCGGTACAGAAAGAATGACAtagagaaacagaatgaaaatacaagaaaagaaaaaaatgacagtccAGGTGCTGATGATCCAAATTCTGCTGACAAACATAGAAATGACTGTCCCAGTTGGGTAACAGAAAAAATTAACTCTGGGCCTGATCCAAGGACCAGGAATCCAGACAAGTTAAAAGATTCTCactgggaagaaaacagaaatgaaaattcaggGAATTCTTGGAATAAAAACTTTGGTTCAGGTTGGATGTCTAACCGTGGTAGAGGTAACCGTGGCAGAGGCACTTACAGAGGTGGTTTTGCCTATACAGATCAAAATGAAAATAGGTGGCAAAACCGAAAACCCCTCTCAGGGAATTCAAATAGTTCAGGGAATGAGTCTTTCAAGTTTGTGGAACAGCAACCCTATAAGCGGAAAAATGAGCAACAGGAGTTTTCATTTGATACACCGGCAGATAGATCTGGGTGGACATCTGCATCTAGTTGGGCTGTGAGAAAGACTCTACCAGCAGATGTACAAAACTATTATTCACGACGAGGGAGAAATTCTTCAGGCCCACAGTCTGGATGGATGAGACAAGAGGAGGAAACAACTGAACAAG atTCTAACCTAAAAGACCAAACAAACCAACATGGAGATGGTTCTCAGCTACCGATAAATATGATGCAACCACAAATGAATGTAATGCAGCCACAGATGAATGCACAACAGCCTGTGAACATCTTCCCGTACCCAGTGGGTGTTCATGCTCCTTTGATGAACATCCAGCGCAATCCATTTAACATTCATCCTCCGCTACCCTTGCATCTGCACACAGGCGTGCCTCTCGTGCAGGTGGCTGCTCCTACCAGTGTATCTCAGGGACTCCCAccgccaccaccccctcccccaccatcccaACAAGTCAGCTACATTGCTTCACAGCCAGATGGAAAGCAACTGCAG GGTATTCCTAGTGCTTCTCATGTAAGTAACAACATGAGTACACCGGTCTTGCCTGCTccagcagcagccccaggaaattTGGGAACAGTTCAGGGACCAAGTTCTGGTAATACTTCGTCATCAAGTCACAGCAAATCCTCTAATGCTGCTGTAAAATTGACAGAAAGCAAA AAATTACAGATCCAAGAAAAAGCAGCACAGGAGGTAAAATTGGCCATTAAGCCATTTTACCAAAATAAAGATATCACCAAGGAAGAATATAAAGAGATTGTACGGAAAGCAGTAGATAAA GTTTGTCATAGTAAGAGTGGAGAAGTAAATTCTACTAAAGTGGCAAATCTGGTTAAAGCCTATGTAGACAAATACAAATATTCACGGAAGGGAAGCCAAAAGAAAACTCTGGAAGAACCTGTGTCTACTGAAAAAAACATAGGTTGA